TTGAAACGCCGGTGGGCTTCAAGTGGTTTGTCGAAGGATTGGTCAGTGGCACGCTTGGGTTCGGCGGTGAAGAGAGTGCTGGTGCGTCGTTCTTGCGTCACGATGGATCGGTATGGACTACCGACAAAGATGGCCTCATCTTGGGTTTACTGGCCGCAGAAATCAGGGCCAAGACTGGTCGTGATCCTGGCTTGTATTACCGAGCTCTCACTGAAAAGCATGGTGATCCAGTGTACGAACGCATTGACGCTCCAGCCACACCCGAACAGAAAGCGAGACTGCAGCGCCTCACACCGGAAGAGTTGACCAGCGATATGCTCGCCGGAGAAAAAATTCAGCACGTACTCACGAAGGCACCAGGCAACAACAGCGCCATTGGCGGCCTCAAAGTGATGACCGCCAACGGTTGGTTCGCCGCGCGTCCGTCTGGGACAGAGAATGTCTACAAGCTTTATACTGAGAGCTTTCTCGGTACGGAGCACCTTCATCGGATTCAAGAAGAGGCGCAGGAACTGATTACACGGACGCTCGCATAAAACGGCGCCCTGCACCATCCTGCAACGGCTCCTCCCCGTGCTACGCAGCCTTGTACGGCTGGTGCAATTCTACTGGTTTGGCGCGAGCCTTTTGCCGTAAGTTGAGCATTTCGACAAGCACTGAGAACGCCATAGCAAAGTAGATGTAACCTTTCGGGATATGCAGTTCCAACCCTTCGGCCATCAAAGAAAAGCCAATCAGAAGTAAAAAGCTCAACGCCAACATCTTGACTGTCGGGTGACGGTGGACGAAGTCGCTGATGGGGCCTGCTGCCCATAACATCACCGCTACGGCAATGATCACCGCCGTAATCATCACCCACAGTTGGTTGGCCATACCAACCGCAGTAATGACCGAATCAAGAGAAAACACGATATCGAGTAAGATGATTTGGGTGATGACGCTTTGGAAGGAGGCTCTCCCTGTCGCTGAGCCGCGCTCGGTTTCACCTTCCAGTTTCTCATGAATTTCGTAGGTACTCTTAGCCAAGAGAAACAATCCACCCCCCAATAAAATCAACGACCGTCCTGAAACAGGAACATTAAAGACGGTAAACAGTGGCTCAGTTAACCGGATGATCCAACTCAACGACAGAAGCAAGAGCACCCGAGTGATCATTGCCAGGGCTAAGCCAATCTGCCTGGCCTTCGCCTGTTGCTCTTGCGGCAGTTTGCTGGCGAGAATCGAGATAAAGATGATGTTATCGATACCAAGAACGACTTCTAGTACCGTCAACGTGAGTAAACCAATCCATGCCTGTGAGTCGGCTAACCACTCCATAGATGCTCATCCTCCCCCAAATAAAAAATAAATTGGACTACCAAGCCATTGTCTATCTATGAACAGCACCCCAAAAGTAGCCGCTAACGTAGCAAAGTGTGTGCAGACAGAACAGCCTGTTGCGCTGCGGTCTTGCCCAAGGGAACCAAATCTGAGATACGAAGCAACGTGAGGAAATGGAAGCGATTTCAGCACGCATTGCGCCATGCGTTCGCGTTACAACCGATAGGGCAGCCTTTCGCATCTGACGAGATAGCTCTTTTAGAGAAAGTCGCTGGTGCTATTGTCAAACGCGGCATGGCGACTCCCGCACTCGTGTTTCTCGAATCGTTAGGGCCTTTGCATTTTCTCGGCAGCCAGGTGATGCATGGGTTAAAACCCTTTCTAGATCTCGCGTGTAATCCGACCGAACTCGAACGCCTGGCAGTAATCCTCGAACGACGTGATAGTCTCGAACGCCTGAGCAGTTGTATTCAAGAGCAGGCAAATATCCCCGCATGAATCCTCAAGCGTTGCGTGTCATTCTTGCCACTGATTGTGGCAGCACCACAACCAAAGCGATCCTCATCGAGAAACGCGGGGATGAGTATCGTCAGACCTATCGTGGTGAAGCACCGACGACAGTCGAAGCGCCCTTCGAGGATGTCACCCGTGGTGTGCTCAATGCGATTCAAGAAATCGAAGAACTTTCTGGTCGCACGATTCTTGACGGCGAACGCATCATCACTCCAGCAGATGGCGGAACCGGAGTCGATATTTACATCTCGACCAGCAGCGCCGGGGGTGGGTTACAGATTATGGTCGCTGGTGTCGTCAAATCGATGAGTGCGGAAAGCGCGCAACGTTGTGCACTCGGTGCAGGCGCAATCGTGATGGATGCCCTCGCCGCCAACGATGGACGCCCCAGCTATGAAAAGATTGAACGTATTCGCCATTTGCGGCCAGACATGATCTTACTCGCCGGTGGCACCGACGGTGGCACGGTTTCTCATGTCGTGGAGATCGCTGAGTACATTGCTGCGGCTGACCCACGCCCGCGTCTTGGGATTGGGTACCAACTCCCCATTATCTACGCAGGCAACAAAGACGCGCGCTTACAAGTCCAGGAGATCTTGCAAGATAAAACGGCCCTGTCGATAAGCGAGAATATCCGCCCAGTGCTGGAGCAAGAAAACCTGATGCCAGCGCGTCACAAGATTCATGACCTGTTTCTTGAGCACGTAATGGCGCAGGCCCCAGGGTACAAGAAACTGATCTCCTGGGCAGGAGCACCGATCATCCCAACACCCGCAGCAGTTGGAATGATCATCGAAACATTGGCGAAACGAGAAAATATCAATGTCATTGGGGTCGATATTGGCGGCGCAACGACTGACGTATTCTCGGTTTTCGGCGAGATATTTAACCGCACAGTCAGTGCAAACCTCGGTATGAGTTATAGTGTGTCGAACGTTGTTGCCGAGGCTGGGCTAGGAAACATTCGCCGTTGGCTCCCGTTTGCTTTTGACGAGCAGAGTTTACGTAACCAGATCAAGAACAAGATGATCCGACCCACGACCATTCCCCAGACCATCGGCGATTTACAGATCGAACAAGCTATTGCCCGAGAAGCGTTACGTCTCGCACTCAACCAACACAAAGAGTTAGCTGTTGGACTGAAAGGCGTACAGCAAGAGCGTTCGGTCTCTGATGCGTTTGAACAGACGATGTCAGGGCAAAGTCTGATCGATATGTTCGCGTTGGACCTGATCATTGGCAGTGGTGG
The genomic region above belongs to Deltaproteobacteria bacterium and contains:
- a CDS encoding methylaspartate mutase → MNPQALRVILATDCGSTTTKAILIEKRGDEYRQTYRGEAPTTVEAPFEDVTRGVLNAIQEIEELSGRTILDGERIITPADGGTGVDIYISTSSAGGGLQIMVAGVVKSMSAESAQRCALGAGAIVMDALAANDGRPSYEKIERIRHLRPDMILLAGGTDGGTVSHVVEIAEYIAAADPRPRLGIGYQLPIIYAGNKDARLQVQEILQDKTALSISENIRPVLEQENLMPARHKIHDLFLEHVMAQAPGYKKLISWAGAPIIPTPAAVGMIIETLAKRENINVIGVDIGGATTDVFSVFGEIFNRTVSANLGMSYSVSNVVAEAGLGNIRRWLPFAFDEQSLRNQIKNKMIRPTTIPQTIGDLQIEQAIAREALRLALNQHKELAVGLKGVQQERSVSDAFEQTMSGQSLIDMFALDLIIGSGGILSHAPRRVQSMAMMVDAYEPLGITQLAVDSIFMMPHLGVLSTVNEQAATEVFVKDCLVPLGTCIAPQGSGKIGEPCFSYRLLFPDERVIEGTIASGELRLLPWATNQEAGVELTPARGFDFGAGKGKKITGRVKGGVVGLLLDGRGRPLHITSDEALRVQQLQGWAEAVELYPVYE
- a CDS encoding TerC family protein, translated to MEWLADSQAWIGLLTLTVLEVVLGIDNIIFISILASKLPQEQQAKARQIGLALAMITRVLLLLSLSWIIRLTEPLFTVFNVPVSGRSLILLGGGLFLLAKSTYEIHEKLEGETERGSATGRASFQSVITQIILLDIVFSLDSVITAVGMANQLWVMITAVIIAVAVMLWAAGPISDFVHRHPTVKMLALSFLLLIGFSLMAEGLELHIPKGYIYFAMAFSVLVEMLNLRQKARAKPVELHQPYKAA